The Salvelinus alpinus chromosome 14, SLU_Salpinus.1, whole genome shotgun sequence genomic sequence TATGCCTGGTCCCCCGGcatatggatggagagatggaaggatgagGAGAGAAGCGAGCCACTTATAGGAGGGATGATGGTGGTGTCTAAGGAAGTGACTCAGGTTCGCGTCCCCTGAAAGGGAATGGTCGTAGACAAATGAGCTGTGAATCAAATGCTCTGTCGCTCCCCTGAAAGCAGGTGGCTGTTTCTGTCTTACACTAAGAGCACCTCATTCTACAATACAGACCATTTCATTTTCACGAGACATTGCTTAACTGGGCAGCAAATGAAAGTGTTGGCATATGTTGAATGTGAAACCTTTTGTTTCACACTGAATAGTTTCTTATTGCAAAGTGAAAAGCTGCATGTCACAAACTGTTAGCCATTTTCTAGATCACAGGACCCAAATGTGCTTGGATACATTTATTTAATCATTTGGACACCAGCCCTAGATAAAATTTAAACTCAAGTTATTTTGGTCCCTTAACTTCACTTTATCTAATGTAACatgactgactggctgtgtcATATAGAAGTGTTGACCCCAATTCTGTATGTCTGTCAGGAAGGAGGTGCTTGTCCTTCAGACTGACTTTTAACCATGCTGGCCTAAGCAGAATGAtgcttggtgtgtttgtgtgtatgtgtgtgtatgtgtaggagGGTGATGGTGAGTGGGTGGAGGAGGGTGATGGTGAGTGGGTGGAGGagggtgatggtgtgtgggtggaGGAGGGTGATGGTGTGTATGTGTAGGAGGGTGATGGAGGGTGGGTGTAGGAGGGTGATGGTGAGTGGGTGTAGGAGGGTGATGGTGAGTGGGTGTAGGAGGGTGATGGTGAGTGGGTGGAGGAGGGTGATGGTGAGTGGGTGTAGGAGGGTGATGGTAAGTGGGTGGAGGAGGGTGATGGTGAGTGGGTGTAGGagggtgatggtgtgtgggtgtaGGAGGGTGATGGTGAGTGGGTGGAGGagggtgatggtgtgtgggtggaggagggtgatggtgagtgggtggaggagggtgatggtgagtgggtggaggagggtgatggtgagtgggtggaggagggtgatggtgagtgggtggaggagggtgatggtgggtgggtggaggaggGTGATGGTGAGTTGGTGGAGGAGGGTGATGGTGAGTGGGTGGAGGAGGGTGATGGTGAGTGGGTGGAGGAGGGTGATGGTGAGTGGGTGTAGGagggtgatggtgtgtgggttTAGGAGGGTGATGGTGAGTGGGTGGAGGAGGGTGATGGTGAGTGGGTGGAGGAGGGTGATGGTGAGTTGGTGGAGGCGGGTGATGGTGAGTGGGTGGAGGAGGGTGATGGTGAGTGGGTGGAGGACTGGGATCAAGTGGGATAAAGAGGCGAAAGTAGATGTCACACAGCATTTCACAACATTTATACAAACTGCATCTGACTCATTTTGTCTGATTTTTCACTGTTTTACTTCAAACTGATGAAACTGGTTTACAAAATGCAATTCAGTTTTTTCTCTGTAAACTTTCATCCAGGGTACATTATTACAGGTAGTAATAAGTAATCAGTAATAAGTCATCAGTAATAAGTTTCATGTTAGTTAAATGCCATGTTTATTGAAATGCCTATAAGTTATTAATGTTGTTTTAATAAGATGAGACAAAGTAGATGCAACAAGTCTCCATACCATTAACTACAGTCTTTGACATATTCATGTTtctacatggtgtgtgtgtgtgtgtgtgtgtatgtgtgtgtgtatgtgtgtgtgtgtgtgtgtgtgtgtgtgtgtgtgtgtgtgtgtgtgtgtgtgtgtgtgtgtgtgtgtgtgtgtgtgtgtgtgtgtgtgtgtgtgtgtgtgtgtgtgtgtgtgtgtgtgtgtgtatctctctctatgcATCTCTCCTCCAGTCTTTTCGATGGAGTCCAGGAGTCTCTCCTTTGGATCcaggacacactcacacacactgcaccCCAGCGTCCTCGTTGTGTTGACAGTTGTTGATGCCCATGCCGTTGTGGGGGCAGTCAAACACACTGGCCTCTGTGCCTGTGCAGCGCAAGTCATCAAACCAGATCTTGCCCACCCCTAAAAGAATCACAACTGAATCCACAAGTCCAGGAGATTCAACAATGAACAATGAGCAATTCATGAATATATATAGAGTTAAACAAAACTCAACCAGGAAAGGATCTCTATACATCCTCAGTAGGAACAAACAGACAAAACCAATTGGAGGATCTATGGAAGTGATAAGGTAGTGGATGGACTCACCGGGGCTTCCCGTGAAGACTGTAGAGGCTCTTTGGTACCCCAGCATCTTGCAGAGCACCGTCCCATCCAATGTGTCGAAGCTGTCGTCACACACCGTACCCCACTGCCCCgaccacatcacctccactcTCCCACGAGTCCCCCCACCAACAATACGCACATTCGCtgtcaccagagagagagacatttgaaAATATCTAATACACGCAATGATTGAAAATGAACTGTGCTCTATTCCAGGCCTATAGTCCAATGATTATTCACATGAATATTCAGTTAAATGAATacatatcatatttacatacagtatatatttacgtAAACAAATGCACACcaacacatgtgtgtgtgtgtgtgtgtgtgtgtgtgtgtgtgtgtgtgtgtgtgtgtatgtgtgtgtgtgtgtgtgtgtgtgtgtgtgtgtgtgtgtgtgtgtgtgtgtgtgtgtgtgtgtgtgtgtgtgtgtgtgtgtgtgtgtgtgtgtgtgtgtgtggctccatAGGTCCACACACTTACCTGGTCCAGCTGCTCTTTCACCCTTTTCTCCACGTGGACCTTGGCTTCCAGGACTTCCCGGCAACCCTGGAAGACCTAGGACATGCAGAAGTAaaaattaaacacacacacactcacacgcaatCCCGCACGGACGCACAAACACACGAATTAAACACACTCACACGCaatcacgcatgcacgcacacacacacacagacacacacacaccagcaagtCCTCTTGTTCCATTAACACCAGCAGGTCCTCTTGGTCCTGCGGAAGAAGAACAAGAGCTAGAAATTTGTACAAAAAGTCATACATGACACTTCATATGATTATAATAGCACCTAACGTTAGGAGAATATAATAAAGATGGGAAAATGTAGACAATCTACATAACCTGTCATTCTTGTAATCAGTCATTTGAAGGAAGTGATTATGAGGCTCCTATAGCTCAGAGACAGGGTGAAATTCACCTTCAGGTCCTGTGGGTCCAGGCTCTCCTGTCGGCCCTGTGTCACCCTTCAGACCACGGGCCCCTTTTACTCCATCACGCCCCTGGACTCCTGGAAGATTCACAGCACACTATGTCACACTCGCtctacaatgtggaggctatacagtacagtaaagatgAAAATGCAAAAATGTGAAAACATttgcacacagtcacacacactaacatgtaAAGGCAACCTCATGCTTGGCCTCATGAAACAGTTAAACATCAACAGTTATTTACCAGTGTCCCCTTTGGTTCCATTCTGGCCTGATATCCCTGGTAAACCTGTGAAGAGGTTGGAAGGTAAAGGTTAGAATAGACCAGGTTCAGCTTGTTGTTGAATAGTAAAAAATAGGTTGTTTACAAGTAAGCCCTTCAAATATGCACAGAGAAGTATATCTCTGTGTccgtatgaaggaagttagaggtagtttcgcaagccaatactaactagcgttagcacaatgactggaagtctatgggtgtcTGTAAGCATGCTAGCAATGGCTCGCTAGTTAGCAATGGCTCACGCAACTACCACAACttacttcatactggacacagagacataaaaatggtatccacaagttcttctgactctggggaagtagataaagggcctcattgcccaaatcccgaagtatcctttTATGCCCATGCAGACTCACCAATGTGTCCCATATCCCCCTTTGGTCCCTGTGGTCCTGGCAGCCCAGGGGGTCCTGAACAGTTGGTGGCTCCACTGTCTGTATGACACATAGTCAGagttactgtatacacacacacacacacacacacacacacacacacacacacacacacacacacacacacacacacacacacacacacacacacacacacacacacacacacacacacacacacacacacacacacacacacacaaacagactatCCACTAAAGATAATCAAATACATGCACATTAAAACACTTAACACAGGGGAACTTCACCCCTTTTTAACATCATATACATTTTCTCCGGCACCATAGCAGTGGCTACTTGTTGTGAAGTGGCTATGCTAAGAAAAATGTACTATATTTGTGCTGAAGCAAGCAGAACTCCAAACTACCTTTATTTACAGAATGCATTCACTCAGCACTCCTAATTACAATTCAGAGGACGTAAAATGGACAGATTTCACAATAATGATCTGCTGATATGGTTTCCGTATTAATGTGACAACAGGAACAGAAACTGAGAAGGCTGAAATGGAAATGGAACTACTGGATGAAAAGGTCACAAGTTAATTTGAGCAAGTCATGATGACATCATATTTATGATAACTCATAATATAGGATAATATAAAAGATACATTTAGTGGGGAATATTTATATTTATGACTGTTAACCCCAAAAGTGGAGTTTGAGTCTATTGTCAGGAGTCAATCTCCTACCTATTCAAGGGTGGAAGGGAATAGAGCCTTGTGCTCACCAGGCTGTTAAGACTATTAACAGTGAGGGCAATTAAGTAAAAATATGAATTTCCTTTCATGGAGAGAAAGAATAGTATCTGCCTGGGCAGCAGCAGCTTTAACCATCTAACCTACACTTTTAAAATGCATTCATGTCACCCCTCGAAAGCTTTTGAAGTCAGGGCTAGTTTTTCAGCTATAAAAAATGCAAAGTCCTGGAGCAAGTTCAGCCAATCAAATATTAATCAAGGGCATATTTATTTTGATTGGGCTGTGGGACATCAAGTGCACGACACACATTTACTCTGTGACGGATGGGgtgagagcgggggagagaggcGGAGTCAGAAGCAAAAGGGGGGAATATTCAGTATTCCTGACACAATTATCCTACTCCACCTGCAGACCCGGCCCCTGTGAAACTGTCAATAATTAATCTAGCCTCCGAATGTCTCTTAGACTAAAAGAGCTCACTAAGCTAACTATGGTGAAATATTCCCAGCCTGTCCACTAGGGAGCTGTAAAGTTAGTGTTGATGCATGGGTAATTGTCGTGGTAAACAGTCAACTTATCCACCATGTTCTCCACAACTCTACTGCTTGAGTTCTATACCATGTTAGTACTACTGGACTGGTTCTATGTTAGTAATAATGGACTTACCGGGTGCACCAGCTGGTCCTTGTGGTCCAGTGGCACCATCTTCACCTGAAACATTGACATGTTATAGAGTTGAGGTACTGAATGGAGATCAATAGTGGTATAACCACAAGTGAACTCTATGTGAGCCGGTGGATATgagcattaacttcttatggctggctgcaggggcagtattgagtagcgtgGATGAAagttgcccagagtaaacggcctgctactcagtcccagttactaatatatgcatattattattagttttggatagaaaacactctaaaatttctgaaactgtttgaattatgtctgtgagattaacagaactcatatggcaggcaaatacctgagaagttccacttcctgctTGGATTTTTTCTGtgggtgccatattttcaaccaagctctcattgaaaatacagagagatatggatgggttttcacttcctacggcttccactagatgtcaacagtcaatagaactaagtctgatgactctaatgtgaaggggggtcgaaggagacagaatttagtaatcactgccatgagttgaccatgcattcaacacgcgcgttcacgtgagagggagctccgttccatctctcaattgaagtcgatgtaattctccggttggaacgttattcaagatgtatgttaacaacattctaaagattgattcagtacatcgtttgacatgtttctactgactgtaacggaacttttggacatttcgtcacgttatagtggtcgcgctttgagactttggttagtgcgtttggtaaacaattcgaaagtagctaatttgacagaAATAACAGAcattaacgaacaaatcaagcatttattgtggacctgggattcctaggactgcattctgatgaattcatcaaaggtaaggaaacatttatcatgtaatttctggtttctgttgagtccaacatggtggctaatttggctaatcatctgagctccgtctcaaattattgcatggtttatatttccgttaagtttttttgaaatctgacacagcggttgcattaaggagaggtatatctataattctatgtgtattacttgtattatcatttatatttatgttgagtatttctgttgaaacgatgtggctatgcaaagtcacttgatgtttttgcaactagtgaatctaacgcctcaatgtaaactcagatttttttatataaatatgaacttaatcaaacaaaacatgcatgtattgtgtaacatgaagtcctatgagtgtcatctgatgtaaataatcgaaggttagtgattcattttatctctattctgttttttgtgaaagctatctttagctggaaaaaatggctgtggttattgtggttttgtggtgacctaacataatcgtttgtagtgctttcgctgaaaagcctatttgaaatcggacactttggtgggattaacaacaagattacctttaaaatgatataagacacatgaatgtctgaggaattttaattatgagatttctgttttttgaatttggcgccctgcacttcgactggctgttgtcatatcgatcccgttaacgggactgcagccataagaagttttaataacCACAGACTACTAAACGCATTGTTATGACATAAAAGATCAGTAATAATGTCACATTTCCTATTGGGGTTTAGATTGAGGTTAAGGTTTGATATCAGTAGGAGTAAGGTGAATCACCTTTGGGTCCTGGTTCCCCTGGTTTTCCCTTGGCACCAGTCTGGCCATCAACTCCAGGGTCTCCTTTTTGTCCTGTctcacctggaacacacagtAACCCTCTCACTATCTACTGTTTCACGTGGAACACAGTAACCCTCTCACTATCTACCATctcacctggaacacacagtAACCCTCTCACTATCTACTGTCTCACGTGGAACACAGTAACACTCTCACTATCTACTGTCTCACCTGGAACACCCAGTAACCCTCTCACAATCTACTGTCTCACCTGGAACACAGAGTAACCCTCTCACTATCTACTGTTTCACGTGGAACACAGTAACCCTCTCACTATCTACCGTctcacctggaacacacagtAACCCTCTCACTATCTACTGTCTCACGTGGAACACAGTAACCCTCTCACTATCTACTGTCTCACCTGGAACACCCAGTAACCCTCTCACTATCTACTGCctcacctggaacacacagtAACCCTCTCACTATCTACTGTctcacctggaacacacagtAACTCTCTCACTATCTACTGTCTCACCTGGGACACAGTAACCCTCTCACTATCTACTGTCTCACGTGGAACACAGTAACCCTCTCACTATCTACTGTCTCACCTGGAACACCCAGTAACCCTCTCACTATCTACCGTctcacctggaacacacagtAACTCTCTCACTATCTACTGTCTCACCTGGGACACAGTAACCCTCTCACTATCTACTGTCTCACCTGGAACACAGTTACCCTCTCactatctactgtctcaattggAACACAGTAACCCTTTCACTATCTACTTATATACAAAAGCAAACATTAAATGTTACAGTGAATTACATCAAATCAGCTTTACATAGAACGGTCACAGATCACTTGACAGAGAAAGGTCTGTATGAAACATTATTGATATTGAGTCTGATGGATTCTTAATTTTTCTTTGATGAATTATGTTATTGTGAAAAATACAATCATTGCCTCGAAAAAGGCACTTATCCATGTTAGCTGACTGAAACTGTCTGCCTGCTTACTAAACGGGTGCAGTTAGCATCCACTCTATAGTGTGATGAAGGATGGCATTTTGGTAGGACGACCTATTGGAAACGCCTGACTCAGACTCTAATGATAATATGTTAGCTTGTGTGAAAATCCATCCCTGATTGAGACTTCATACAGGGGTAAATGCATTGACTAAGCAGTGGGTTGTTATGAAATAAGAGGCAGGCAGATCATTCATCCTTCACTTTCTCTGATCCTGACTGGAGATGACAGGTCATCAGTTCATCGTTACTGGACAGACGAGAAGATAAATGCTAATGCTACATATTTCCTCTCCTACAACCCTCCAATGTGTGGTAGAGTTAGATTGGTGCTGAGCTAACATTGGCTGTTGCAGTGACACGGTGATGCCACTACAATGCAGCAATGTAGCGCTTTAGGTGGACTCACCTGTGTATCCCTTCTCCCCCCTCACACCAGTTGCCCCGCTCACACCAGGTGGACCTAGGGAAACCATAGCATCAAATGACATGGGAATTACAAGTGTAAGGGGCATTGATACCTCTCTTACTCTCTTCTGTGGTTGTTGATTTTGCACTAAGGATGAGGGGACTTACCAATAGGTCCCTGTGGGCCTGGTGAAGCTGCAATGCAAAAATAGCCTGCATTATTACACCAGATACACTCTTGTATTTTATACTTTGCAAAGCATAATGACAAAATATGGGTGTATACCTACGTCCATGTGTAACCATATTTTATATAAAATGTAAGATCTATCAACCTGGACATCCTGCCATTTCTTACAGTAGCTACCTTTGAGGAATCTGAGTGTTTTCACTGTGTCCTGAAGGAGAGTGGTGCTGGCATTGACCACACCCAGGTCTGTCCTCAGCTGGCccagctgtccatcctccccacATAGGCTGCTGACCTGGGTCTGTAACCTCCCCAGGTCTCCTCTGAGAGAGTTGGACTCCAAGCTGGTGTTTCTGGCCAGGGTACGGAGGTCCTCCTCCTGGTCCGTCCCCAGGGGGAGGTGGATGTTGGTCAGCGTCGTTGTCCTGGAGCCAGAGGAGGAGAAACAACAAGACTCCATCGAAAAGACTAGGGGAGAGGtgcacagagacagacaaatagTGTCACTAATACAGGAAGTCGTGTGTTGATGCAGTTCAGGATATAATGGGAAATCTAGTTTCTCCTTTACATTAGATAAATGTGCTTGAACCATTTTGGACTTAAAACCAACCAATGGTTGATGTACCTTTGTAAAGGAGGAAGGCATTCAGTGCAGTCAGAAGGACGAGGTAAACGACAATAACATTCAGACATCGCTGTGCTCCTCTGGCCTTGGCTGGTTTTAGATCTGAAACATGTTGACATGAACACAAACAACATTTATGCTACATTCCAAATGGGCCCCTACCACCTACTCCCCTACGCACATGTCCAAGTCAAGCAGTGGGTTAATCTGGTAGAACGAGCTGACGtaatcctctcctctttctactgATGTCTCCATGTTACTCCAAAGTGACAGACAACACCCCCGAGATCCTCATCAAGACCCTCTCACAACAACGCATCATTACGTATAAAACATAAAACCCAACCCATTTGACACATAGCGGAAGTCATCTGATTTGGGGCTGAGGTTGCAAAAATGAGCTGTATTGACAGTGTTAACAGCAATCTGTAGAAAAAGGGAAGTAGCATGGGGTACATACGTTTGGATTATCCTGACACTAAATTCTACATCTCCTGCTAAGAATGTCAGTTCCATTGCCTTTCACAGGAAGTACTGTTTCTCGAGAAGTATACCAAAAGTATACAAAAATATTATCTTTCATCGAAAACTGCTACACAAAAGCATACAAGCAATCATATTGCTTAAACCTATCCAATTCATGTTCTGTCAAGGGGTAGGGATTACAGGTAGGGATTACAGGTGGGATTACAGGTGGGATTTAGAATTCAGATGAATGCATCCCTTGGAATATGGAGAAATGATCTCAGCAAACCCACAGACATGGCTGCACTCTTCTGGCTATTTCTCTATTTCTGCCTCAGTGTAGAAAGTCAGGCTGTTGAGCTTGGTTAATAGCACTCATCTACTGTAGGTTGCCACAGCAGGTGTGTCTGGCCAGCGAATATAAAGTTGGAATTCAGTGCTGTCTATGGTCTCTGCACATGGCAAAAGCTCTTTGGCTAGACTGGTTATTTTTGCAGTGCACAGACAGTACTTCTACTTCTGTTTCAGTCTCCACCACCACTTTCAGATTGTGTTGTACCATAGCAATCTGATCCCTCCCAGTTATGTTCTCACAAGGATTGTCTCCCTGAAGAGTTTGAATGTAGTTACAATAAATTACCATTCACTGTATTGAAGATCATCCAAGCCACTTTataatgtaataatataataCATCCAGACagttttatccaaagcaacatgctctaccaactgagctacagcgGATCACACTTTGCACCAATTCAAGGTGAATTGGGTAAAGAACATACTTTGAAATAAGAAAGGCCTCTGCACCAGGTGGACCTAGGGAAACATGCCTGCCCTAATGTGCATAGGCCCCTAGCACCAGGGGTGGAATATAAGAAAAATCACACAAATAGCTCACTACTGTTGAATCACCAGGCCTTTGGCACAAGAAGAACTTACAAGTCAAAATGTTGCCCCTGTGACCCCCAGGTCCACCCATGCTTACCGCTGCTCTGGAAGGTGTACATGTCCGTCCTGCTCAGTTTCATGTCTAAGTCAAGCAGTGGGTTACTCTGGTAGAACGAGCTGATGtgatcctctcctctttctactgATGTCTCCATGTTACTCCAAAGTGACAGACAACACTCCCGAGATCCTCATCAAGACCCTCTTATAACAACGCATCATTACGTATAAAACATAAAACCCAACCCATTTGACACATAGCGGAAGTCATCTGATTTGGGGCTGAGGTTGCAAAAATGAGCTGTATTGACAGTGTTAACAGCAATCTGTAGAAAAAGGGAAGTAGCATGGGGTACATACGTTTGGATTATCCTGACACTAAATTCTACATCTCCTGCTAAGAATGTCAGTTCCATTGCCTTTCACAGGAAGTACTGTTTCTCGAGAAGTATACCAAAAGTATACAAAAACATTATCTTTCATTGAAAACTGCTACAGAAAAGCATACAAGCAACGAAAACAACATTACAAAACAacattacatctctctctctccctctctctctctctggtggggaTCTCAGTGGGTCAAAGGTTATATAGGTTACTGTTACCCCCTGTTGCCTTTTGTCTCCATCTCTACTCTTACTCCTTCTTTCTCCTTTCTTCCTTCAACtgttttgttgtctctctctatccccccctctctctccttctctatccctctctcttagATGTGAAATCCCAACGAGAGGACAGCACTGAACAGACTCATCTGATTTTTGATTGAATCCTGCCACCTTGTGGTCATTGGACAGAAGGCAATCTAAGGAACGAAAACCCTTCCCGATTGGATTAGATGAGGGAAAGGTTGCTCTATCTCAATTGCCTAAATCTGTCCTCTCCTTGGCCAGGTTCCACAGCTAAGGCAATGTAATGCAACAACCAATGTTTGCGTGCAAGGCCATTGACTGTGTCATAAACTGACaaattgctataacatatgatgtggttcgCTGATACTTAAAATACCTACCCAGGCATTGGAAGATGCGTCAGCAACGTGTAAGCTCTGGAACGGGGCCCTTGTCTCCaccccttcatctgcactgatcagTGCTTtgaaggaaaagaggagaggatatgTAGCCTAGGCCCATATCTGTTGATATCCACTCTCACAGCAGAGATCCCTAATGATGACCGGAAATGTGGAAAGAGATTCTCTGCATCAGAAACACAAAAACAACCAAGGACATCCACAAGGGTGAGACATGTTAAACCAAGAAACCAAAGAGTATAGCCTACCAGCTTACTCAGGAGAGAGACCTCACCACAGCACTATATGATACGAATTTCTCAGGATTATGTTCTTAAAAGACACCAAAAAGCCCATTCTGATGGGAATAGGGCTCACATAAAACCTTATCTTTATCAGGTGTTTGAGAAGAGATTCACTAGCACAGGCACCTTGACAAATCACGAGTGAAACCTAACCATTGCTCAGAGTGTGAAGAGCAAATCTCTCAGCAATGGCACCTGAAACAACACCAGCACACTCAAACAGAAGGAGGGAACCCCTTAACTTATTCTCATTATGGAAAGACCTTCACTGAATCAAAAGCCCTAGGTTAACCCCAGAAATGACATAGCCAACAGAAACTGTATCATTGCTCTGACtttgtgaacttgtgtggcctaccatttcaaGGCTGAgaagttgttgctcctagacctttccgcagctctagcagggcagacatttgacaaactgacttgttggaaaggtggcatcctatgacggtgccacgttgaaagtcactgagctcttcaagtTTTATTCACAGTACATTTGTGTTAGGCTAGCTGTGTTTCTGTACTGCACATATGATGGTAGAGTGTGCAAAGCAAATGTGCACCCGTTTGATACAAATCatcatatcattctgccaggtaggccaaCTTCGCAGTCAACATTTAATTGGGAAGGTTTTGGGGGAAAATTACTAAAAGCATGTAATGCGAATTTTATAGAGCCCATAGACTATATAGCTTACCTTTAGAAGTGTTTACTTCAGGCTGACTACCTGCATCTATTGTGTTGCAATGTCCCATAATTGTCAAAATCAACTTGAATATCGACTAAATTAGTTTTGCAGCGACACAATTCGAAAGGAAGGCTACAGCAAAATATTTCCTTGTACTGTTTGCAATTCACATATTATTATTTTGATTCCCATTATTCTATTAATTAAGGAATAATGCCCtcagaagccagtgtttggaggagatATTGGTACGGGTGTCAGGCCTGAGACGAAGTCGAGGGCTGGCAAacagtgccaatatatcctccaaacatcggcttctcgggcattatcacacACCACAGTACAATACTATAATGCATTTAAAATAGCCACACTCTATACAATATTATGTTATCCTACAATATAATATCAAACACATTCTG encodes the following:
- the LOC139538804 gene encoding macrophage receptor MARCO-like isoform X2: METSVERGEDHISSFYQSNPLLDLDMKLSRTDMYTFQSSDLKPAKARGAQRCLNVIVVYLVLLTALNAFLLYKVFSMESCCFSSSGSRTTTLTNIHLPLGTDQEEDLRTLARNTSLESNSLRGDLGRLQTQVSSLCGEDGQLGQLRTDLGVVNASTTLLQDTVKTLRFLKASPGPQGPIGPPGVSGATGVRGEKGYTGETGQKGDPGVDGQTGAKGKPGEPGPKGEDGATGPQGPAGAPDSGATNCSGPPGLPGPQGPKGDMGHIGLPGISGQNGTKGDTGVQGRDGVKGARGLKGDTGPTGEPGPTGPEGPRGPAGVNGTRGLAGLPGLPGSPGSQGPRGEKGERAAGPANVRIVGGGTRGRVEVMWSGQWGTVCDDSFDTLDGTVLCKMLGYQRASTVFTGSPGVGKIWFDDLRCTGTEASVFDCPHNGMGINNCQHNEDAGVQCV
- the LOC139538804 gene encoding macrophage receptor MARCO-like isoform X1, producing METSVERGEDHISSFYQSNPLLDLDMKLSRTDMYTFQSSDLKPAKARGAQRCLNVIVVYLVLLTALNAFLLYKVFSMESCCFSSSGSRTTTLTNIHLPLGTDQEEDLRTLARNTSLESNSLRGDLGRLQTQVSSLCGEDGQLGQLRTDLGVVNASTTLLQDTVKTLRFLKASPGPQGPIGPPGVSGATGVRGEKGYTGETGQKGDPGVDGQTGAKGKPGEPGPKGEDGATGPQGPAGAPDSGATNCSGPPGLPGPQGPKGDMGHIGLPGISGQNGTKGDTGVQGRDGVKGARGLKGDTGPTGEPGPTGPEGPRGPAGVNGTRGLAGLPGLPGSPGSQGPRGEKGERAAGPANVRIVGGGTRGRVEVMWSGQWGTVCDDSFDTLDGTVLCKMLGYQRASTVFTGSPVVILLGVGKIWFDDLRCTGTEASVFDCPHNGMGINNCQHNEDAGVQCV